In Thermodesulfovibrionales bacterium, a single window of DNA contains:
- a CDS encoding Dna2/Cas4 domain-containing protein — translation MNYTEDDLIQLSALQHFIYCPRQCALIHTEQLWTENLFTAEGRIMHDKVDTANRESRGSIRIEYGVPMRSLRLGLIGKADVVEFHKMEFGHGYPFPLNTSAGSPKWITATRSSFAPRLSVLRKC, via the coding sequence TTGAACTACACCGAGGACGACTTAATCCAGCTTTCAGCTTTGCAGCACTTCATATACTGCCCCCGGCAGTGTGCCTTGATCCACACCGAGCAGTTGTGGACTGAGAACCTTTTCACCGCCGAAGGTAGAATCATGCACGACAAAGTTGACACGGCGAATCGGGAATCGAGGGGAAGTATACGAATCGAATACGGCGTTCCCATGCGGTCACTCCGTCTCGGTCTCATCGGCAAGGCTGATGTGGTTGAATTTCATAAGATGGAGTTCGGACATGGATACCCTTTCCCGTTGAATACAAGCGCGGGAAGCCCAAAATGGATCACTGCGACAAGGTCCAGCTTTGCGCCCAGGCTATCTGTCTTGAGGAAATGCTGA
- a CDS encoding four helix bundle suffix domain-containing protein, with product MTNPNSFPHLIPPHGGYRNLKSYQTAEIVYDATVVFCDRFIDKRSRTHDQMVQAARSGVQNIAEGSTASATSKKTELKLTGVARASLEELLLDFHAFLRQKGLRIWAKDSPEALAVRRKYSSDRAAASDKSDPYCLKTASPEIAANTLICLINQASYLLGRQLQRLEQQFLTEGGFTERLYQARAQVRNERKKT from the coding sequence ATGACTAACCCAAATTCATTCCCCCACCTCATTCCCCCTCACGGCGGATACCGGAACCTTAAGTCCTATCAGACCGCGGAGATTGTTTATGACGCTACAGTAGTATTTTGCGACCGCTTTATTGACAAGAGGTCACGGACGCATGATCAGATGGTGCAGGCGGCGCGGAGCGGGGTGCAGAACATCGCGGAGGGAAGCACGGCCTCTGCGACCTCGAAGAAGACCGAACTCAAGCTGACCGGCGTTGCCCGTGCGAGCCTGGAAGAATTGTTGCTGGACTTTCATGCTTTTCTTCGCCAGAAGGGCTTGCGCATCTGGGCTAAGGATTCACCGGAGGCTCTTGCAGTGAGAAGAAAGTATTCGTCTGACAGGGCTGCCGCGTCCGACAAGTCGGACCCTTATTGTTTGAAGACGGCTTCACCTGAGATTGCGGCAAACACCCTTATTTGCCTGATCAACCAGGCCAGCTATCTTTTGGGGCGGCAACTTCAGAGGCTCGAACAACAATTCTTAACAGAAGGTGGCTTTACTGAAAGACTTTATCAGGCGCGCGCACAAGTGCGCAATGAAAGAAAGAAGACTTGA
- the cas7c gene encoding type I-C CRISPR-associated protein Cas7/Csd2 produces MSHNDPTKRNEFVLLFDVKSGNPNGDPDAGNLPRVDPETMHGLVTDVALKRKVRDYLHLTHDVSIFIQSKVALNTLKEQVADKVEPPLSKEERGGKKPIPRLQSQLCKEYFDIRMFGAVLATGEEGARLNAGQVRGPVQFTFARSIDPVLPLDLAITRQARTTEERMETGTTEMGRKPLIPYGLYRAHGYFNPFLAKEDKGTGVSQKDLEALWEALSNLFDFDRSAARGEMAVRGLWVFTHDNEKGNAPAHKLFELIKTPSIGGSPRSFTEYESRIDKPEPGKLDSAGFPGVTLTRLV; encoded by the coding sequence ATGAGTCATAACGATCCTACCAAGCGAAACGAGTTTGTTTTGTTATTCGACGTAAAAAGTGGAAACCCGAATGGAGACCCCGATGCCGGTAATTTGCCGCGAGTGGACCCCGAGACTATGCACGGGCTGGTGACGGACGTTGCGCTCAAACGCAAAGTGCGTGACTACCTTCATCTCACGCACGATGTTTCCATTTTCATTCAAAGCAAGGTGGCTCTGAATACGCTAAAAGAACAAGTTGCTGACAAAGTCGAGCCTCCACTCAGCAAAGAGGAGCGGGGAGGCAAGAAGCCGATTCCCAGGCTTCAGTCCCAGTTGTGTAAAGAGTACTTCGATATTCGTATGTTCGGGGCTGTGCTGGCAACCGGCGAGGAAGGTGCGCGATTGAATGCCGGACAAGTACGTGGACCGGTTCAGTTCACTTTTGCCCGGTCAATTGATCCGGTGTTACCTTTGGATCTTGCCATTACCCGGCAGGCCCGCACAACGGAGGAACGGATGGAAACTGGTACTACCGAAATGGGCCGCAAGCCACTTATACCTTACGGGCTCTATCGTGCTCATGGATATTTCAATCCATTTCTCGCTAAGGAAGATAAGGGCACGGGGGTTAGTCAGAAAGACTTAGAGGCTCTTTGGGAAGCCCTCTCCAACCTCTTCGACTTCGACCGCTCGGCGGCGCGGGGAGAAATGGCCGTGCGAGGTTTGTGGGTCTTCACCCACGATAACGAAAAGGGGAATGCTCCGGCACACAAACTGTTTGAACTGATCAAGACTCCTTCGATAGGCGGTTCTCCGAGGAGCTTTACCGAATATGAAAGCAGAATCGATAAGCCCGAGCCCGGCAAGCTGGATTCAGCGGGGTTTCCCGGCGTGACTTTAACAAGGCTGGTGTAG
- a CDS encoding type II toxin-antitoxin system RelE/ParE family toxin, with the protein MDKFHLILSPRAIRDLDAFNDAVCKRITSAMKILEENPFPRGKLIKKIKGTASDYYRLRAEKYRVFYFIEGNRSVVLRVLSKKDAGKFISKLN; encoded by the coding sequence GTGGATAAGTTTCATCTTATCCTTTCGCCGAGGGCTATTAGAGACCTTGATGCTTTCAATGATGCCGTCTGCAAGCGCATCACATCAGCTATGAAGATCCTCGAAGAAAATCCCTTTCCCCGAGGCAAACTGATAAAGAAGATTAAGGGAACCGCTTCAGATTATTACAGACTGCGGGCGGAGAAATACCGAGTGTTTTATTTTATCGAAGGTAATAGGTCTGTCGTTTTACGAGTGTTAAGCAAAAAAGATGCAGGCAAGTTTATCAGCAAGTTGAACTGA
- a CDS encoding type II toxin-antitoxin system prevent-host-death family antitoxin produces the protein MKFANVRELKNKTSEILRNAEKEAVIITSKGKPRAIVTAISEEDFEDYLLEKSAALHDMLAEAQAEYQSKGGVSMEDYLSKRKKKRG, from the coding sequence ATGAAATTTGCCAATGTCAGAGAACTTAAGAACAAGACCTCTGAAATTCTGAGAAATGCTGAAAAGGAAGCTGTGATAATCACATCCAAGGGAAAACCCCGGGCGATAGTGACGGCGATTTCAGAGGAGGATTTTGAGGACTATCTCCTCGAAAAAAGCGCTGCGCTCCATGATATGCTCGCGGAAGCCCAGGCAGAGTATCAGAGCAAGGGCGGCGTGAGCATGGAGGATTACCTGTCAAAAAGGAAGAAGAAGCGTGGATAA